A single window of Mugil cephalus isolate CIBA_MC_2020 chromosome 1, CIBA_Mcephalus_1.1, whole genome shotgun sequence DNA harbors:
- the sepsecs gene encoding O-phosphoseryl-tRNA(Sec) selenium transferase isoform X1: MNSENFSLSEAIVSPSYVRKGSQARRGHEQLIRHLLEQGKCPEEGWSESTVELFLNELAVMDSNNFLGNCGVGEREGRVASSLVARRHYRLIHGIGRSGDIAAIQPKAAGSSLLNKLTNSVVLDILKLAGVRSVASCFVVPMATGMSLTLCFLTLRHRRPRARYIIWPRIDQKSCFKSMITAGFEPVVVENVIEGDELRTDLEAVESKIKELGAENVVCVHSTTSCFAPRVPDRLEELAAMCAKYNIPHIVNNAYGVQSSKCMHLIQQGARVGRIDAFVQSLDKNFMVPVGGAIIAGFDESFIQEISKMYPGRASASPSLDVLITLLTLGARGYKKYLSERKEIYSFLAQELKSLASAHGERLLHTPHNPISLAMSLDGLQAKSDKAVTQLGSMLFTRQVSGARVIPLGKEQTVNGHTFRGFMSHSESYPCPYLNAASAVGITREDVTLCMKRLDKCLKALKKEGDAALGALPAAPSSPEVAAGERPS, from the exons ATGAATAGTGAAAACTTCTCCCTGAGCGAGGCGATAGTGTCGCCTTCCTACGTTCGAAAAGGCTCTCAGGCGCGTCGCGGCCACGAGCAGCTGATCAGGCACCTGCTGGAGCAG GGAAAATGTCCAGAGGAAGGGTGGAGCGAGAGCACCGTGGAGCTCTTCCTGAACGAGCTGGCCGTCATGGACAGCAACAACTTCCTCGGGAACTGTGGGGTAGGAGAGCGGGAAGGCCGGGTGGCGTCCAGCCTCGTGGCAAGACGACACTACAG GTTGATCCATGGCATCGGCCGCTCAGGAGACATCGCTGCCATTCAGCCTAAAGCGGCAGGATCCAGTCTGCTTAACAAGCTGACCAACTCGGTAGTGCTGGACATCTTAAAGCTTGCAG GTGTGCGGAGTGTGGCGAGCTGCTTCGTGGTTCCCATGGCAACAGGAATGAGCCTGACTCTGTGCTTCCTGACCCTCCGTCACAGGAGGCCGAGGGCTCGCTACATCATCTGGCCTCGCATCGACCAGAAGTCCTGTTTCAAATCCATGATCACAGCAG GCTTTGAACCTGTCGTCGTGGAGAATGTCATCGAGGGGGACGAGTTGCGCACGGACTTGGAAGCGGTTGAAAGCAAGATCAAAGAGCTGGGAGCTGAGAACgttgtgtgtgttcattcaaCGACATCCTGCTTTGCCCCGCGGGTCCCTGACAG GCTGGAGGAGCTGGCCGCTATGTGTGCCAAATACAACATTCCCCATATAGTGAACAATGCATACGGAGTACAGTCCTCAAAATGCATGCACCTCATCCAGCAG GGGGCTCGTGTGGGAAGAATCGACGCCTTTGTACAGAGCTTGGACAAGAACTTCATGGTTCCTGTAGGTGGCGCCATAATTGCAGGTTTTGATGAGTCCTTCATACAAGAGATAAGCAAGATGTATCCAG GTCGAGCGTCGGCTTCACCTTCCCTCGACGTCCTCATAACCCTTCTCACTCTGGGAGCCAGGGGCTATAAGAAATACCTCTCGGAAAGAAAG GAGATTTATTCGTTCTTGGCTCAGGAGCTGAAGAGTCTGGCTTCTGCGCACGGGGAGAGGTTGCTTCACACCCCGCATAACCCCATTTCACTGG CCATGTCTCTAGACGGCCTCCAGGCCAAGAGCGACAAGGCGGTGACGCAGCTCGGCTCCATGCTGTTCACCCGGCAAGTGTCTGGAGCCAG gGTCATACCACTGGGCAAGGAGCAGACCGTAAACGGACACACGTTTCGCGGGTTCATGTCGCACTCGGAGTCGTACCCGTGCCCTTACCTCAACGCTGCCTCGGCCGTGGGGATCACCCGAGAAGACGTGACGCTGTGCATGAAGAGACTCGACAAGTGCCTGAAGGCGCTGAAGAAAGAGGGGGACGCAGCGCTAGGCGCTCTCCCAGCGGCTCCGTCGAGTCCGGAGGTCGCGGCCGGCGAGCGGCCGAGCTGA
- the sepsecs gene encoding O-phosphoseryl-tRNA(Sec) selenium transferase isoform X2, whose amino-acid sequence MNSENFSLSEAIVSPSYVRKGSQARRGHEQLIRHLLEQGKCPEEGWSESTVELFLNELAVMDSNNFLGNCGVGEREGRVASSLVARRHYRLIHGIGRSGDIAAIQPKAAGSSLLNKLTNSVVLDILKLAGVRSVASCFVVPMATGMSLTLCFLTLRHRRPRARYIIWPRIDQKSCFKSMITAGFEPVVVENVIEGDELRTDLEAVESKIKELGAENVVCVHSTTSCFAPRVPDRLEELAAMCAKYNIPHIVNNAYGVQSSKCMHLIQQGARVGRIDAFVQSLDKNFMVPVGGAIIAGFDESFIQEISKMYPGRASASPSLDVLITLLTLGARGYKKYLSERKGHTTGQGADRKRTHVSRVHVALGVVPVPLPQRCLGRGDHPRRRDAVHEETRQVPEGAEERGGRSARRSPSGSVESGGRGRRAAELKCETLTVCNRHQLICLCVPLRVRP is encoded by the exons ATGAATAGTGAAAACTTCTCCCTGAGCGAGGCGATAGTGTCGCCTTCCTACGTTCGAAAAGGCTCTCAGGCGCGTCGCGGCCACGAGCAGCTGATCAGGCACCTGCTGGAGCAG GGAAAATGTCCAGAGGAAGGGTGGAGCGAGAGCACCGTGGAGCTCTTCCTGAACGAGCTGGCCGTCATGGACAGCAACAACTTCCTCGGGAACTGTGGGGTAGGAGAGCGGGAAGGCCGGGTGGCGTCCAGCCTCGTGGCAAGACGACACTACAG GTTGATCCATGGCATCGGCCGCTCAGGAGACATCGCTGCCATTCAGCCTAAAGCGGCAGGATCCAGTCTGCTTAACAAGCTGACCAACTCGGTAGTGCTGGACATCTTAAAGCTTGCAG GTGTGCGGAGTGTGGCGAGCTGCTTCGTGGTTCCCATGGCAACAGGAATGAGCCTGACTCTGTGCTTCCTGACCCTCCGTCACAGGAGGCCGAGGGCTCGCTACATCATCTGGCCTCGCATCGACCAGAAGTCCTGTTTCAAATCCATGATCACAGCAG GCTTTGAACCTGTCGTCGTGGAGAATGTCATCGAGGGGGACGAGTTGCGCACGGACTTGGAAGCGGTTGAAAGCAAGATCAAAGAGCTGGGAGCTGAGAACgttgtgtgtgttcattcaaCGACATCCTGCTTTGCCCCGCGGGTCCCTGACAG GCTGGAGGAGCTGGCCGCTATGTGTGCCAAATACAACATTCCCCATATAGTGAACAATGCATACGGAGTACAGTCCTCAAAATGCATGCACCTCATCCAGCAG GGGGCTCGTGTGGGAAGAATCGACGCCTTTGTACAGAGCTTGGACAAGAACTTCATGGTTCCTGTAGGTGGCGCCATAATTGCAGGTTTTGATGAGTCCTTCATACAAGAGATAAGCAAGATGTATCCAG GTCGAGCGTCGGCTTCACCTTCCCTCGACGTCCTCATAACCCTTCTCACTCTGGGAGCCAGGGGCTATAAGAAATACCTCTCGGAAAGAAAG gGTCATACCACTGGGCAAGGAGCAGACCGTAAACGGACACACGTTTCGCGGGTTCATGTCGCACTCGGAGTCGTACCCGTGCCCTTACCTCAACGCTGCCTCGGCCGTGGGGATCACCCGAGAAGACGTGACGCTGTGCATGAAGAGACTCGACAAGTGCCTGAAGGCGCTGAAGAAAGAGGGGGACGCAGCGCTAGGCGCTCTCCCAGCGGCTCCGTCGAGTCCGGAGGTCGCGGCCGGCGAGCGGCCGAGCTGAAATGTGAAACTTTGACTGTGTGCAACCGGCACCaactgatttgtttgtgtgtgccgcTCAGGGTGCGTCCCTGA
- the lgi2a gene encoding leucine-rich repeat LGI family member 2a, with amino-acid sequence MLPTLKIWALFSVSLCCLSQPGHLKRVFRCPSTCSCSKESIICVGSSYIPRITPNEISSLSIVNGTFTEVKEAMFSHMPSLQLLLLNSNSLTTIRDDAFSGLPHLEYLFIESNKIETASKYAFRGLRDLSHLSLANNKIKALPRDLFIDLESLIELDLRGNAFECDCRAKWLMTWLKSTNATVSDVVCAGPEDMKDKRLNDMTSLHNECTSTDFVLHQSVASESLSIDTFSYKNDVYVTIAAPSTESCMVYQWDHIEMNFRTYDNITGQSIVGCKSVVILDEVFIIVAQLFGGSHIYKFDDDQSRFNKFQDIEVSKISKPNDIEAFQIGSDWFFVIADSSKAGLSTLYKWNDNGFYSYQSLHEWYRDTDAEFLNLDGKAHLILASRSQVPVIYQWSRSNQKFVLQGEIPNMEDVVAVKHFRIKEELYLALTRYIGDSKIVRWGTKLFAEVQALPSRGSMILQPFSFKERYYLALGSDYTFSQIYLWDDEKKLFDRFKEVYIQAPRSFTVVPTDRRDFIFSSSFKGNTQIFEHIIIDLSL; translated from the exons ATGCTGCCAACTCTCAAGATCTGGGCACTGTTTTCCGTGTCGCTGTGCTGCCTGTCTCAGCCCGGTCATCTGAAAAGGGTTTTCCGATGTCCTTCAACATGCAGCTGCTCCAAGGAGTCTATCATTTGCGTCGGGTCCTCCTATATCCCGAGGATTACCCCCAACGAGATCAGTTCTTT GAGCATCGTCAATGGGACTTTTACAGAGGTCAAAGAGGCGATGTTTTCTCACATGCCATCTCTCCAGCTATT gcTTCTGAACTCCAATTCTCTAACAACTATAAGGGATGATGCATTCTCAGGCCTTCCACATCTGGAGTACCT GTTCATTGAGAGTAATAAGATAGAGACTGCGTCTAAATATGCCTTCAGAGGACTCAGGGACTTGTCTCACTT GTCTTTGGCAAACAACAAAATTAAGGCCTTGCCCAGGGACCTCTTCATTGACCTGGAGTCACTAATAGAgct GGATTTGAGAGGCAATGCCTTTGAGTGCGACTGCAGAGCCAAGTGGCTCATGACGTGGTTGAAGAGCACCAATGCCACAGTGTCGGATGTCGTGTGTGCCGGACCGGAGGACATGAAGGACAAGCGCCTCAATGATATGACGAGTCTGCACAATGAGTGCACATCAACGG ATTTCGTCCTCCATCAGTCCGTGGCATCCGAGTCTTTATCCATCGACACATTCAGCTATAAGAATGACGTCTATGTGACTATTGCTGCTCCCAGCACAGAGAGCTGTATGGTTTACCAGTGGGACCACATAGAAATGAACTTCAGGACTTACGATAATATCACAG GTCAGTCCATCGTGGGCTGCAAGTCAGTTGTAATCCTGGATGAGGTGTTCATCATTGTGGCCCAACTCTTTGGAGGTTCCCACATTTACAAGTTCGACGATGACCAGAGCAGATTCAATAAGTTCCAGGACATTGAGGTGTCCAAGATCTCCAAGCCCAATGACATCGAGGCGTTCCAGATCGGCTCCGACTGGTTCTTCGTGATCGCGGACAGCTCGAAAGCGGGCCTGTCCACCCTCTACAAGTGGAACGATAACGGCTTTTATTCGTACCAGTCGCTGCACGAGTGGTACCGCGACACGGATGCAGAGTTCTTGAACTTGGACGGGAAGGCTCACCTTATTTTGGCAAGCCGCTCTCAGGTTCCCGTGATTTACCAGTGGAGCCGGAGCAACCAGAAGTTTGTCCTGCAGGGCGAGATCCCCAACATGGAGGACGTCGTTGCTGTGAAACACTTCCGGATCAAGGAGGAACTCTACCTGGCTCTGACGCGCTACATCGGCGACTCCAAAATTGTACGCTGGGGCACCAAGCTGTTCGCAGAGGTTCAGGCTTTGCCCTCGCGAGGCTCCATGATTCTGCAGCCCTTCTCTTTCAAGGAGCGTTACTATCTGGCTCTGGGGAGCGACTACACCTTCTCACAGATCTACCTGTGGGATGACGAGAAGAAACTCTTTGACCGCTTCAAGGAGGTGTACATCCAAGCGCCGCGCTCCTTCACCGTGGTTCCCACCGACCGCAGGGACTTCATTTTTTCCTCGAGCTTCAAGGGAAACACGCAGATCTTTGAGCACATCATCATTGACCTGAGCTTGTGA